TGATCCTGAGATCGACCAGTCAGGCAAGGCAGGTGAACGGGCTCCTCTGGCCGGTGTCCCCGTGCAGCGGCTGCACTGTGGGCTGATGGCCCTCGGGAGCCGCGGGGCCCTGCTGTTATTGGTGGCAGGTGGGGCTGGTGTGGTGCAATAGCGATTACTGATTAATCATGacaccctcctcctcctcctcctcctggccCAGATGCAGGCGCAGCGCCGGCCCCGAGGAGGCCGACAACATCGACCGGATCCAGGCGCTGATCAGAGAGCGGCCCGGCGTGTTCTTCGACATGGAGGCCTTCCTGCCCAAGAAGAACGGGTGAGGAGACGTGGTCTGTGGACAGAACAGCACCACTCACTCTGCAGTATACTGCAGTATCTTAACTGCGAAAAACAGGCAGTTTCTTCCAGGTGTAACggcagtgtctctctctccccagattGTACCTCAGCCTCGTCCTGGGGAACGTGAACGTCACTCTGCTGAGCAAACAGTCCAAGTAGGTATCGTCCCAGCGGACTGTGTTGAGGGCCGTGTCGGGGGCTCGGGGTGGAGTGTTGTTTTGTCTTGAGTTCAGTGCCTAGGCCTCAGTAAGGGCCTGCGCTGTGTGTGACCACTAGGGGGAAGTATAACACCTGCAGCTCACTGCCACTCAACCACAGTGCTCTGAGcggacaggtgagagagagagagagaaagagatcaGGTGTGTGAGGGTGAATGCTATGTTTCTGTCTGCTAGGTTTGCCTATAAGGGCGAGTACGAGAAATTCAAGCTGTGTCTCACCATCCTGCTGCTGCTCTTCTCCTTCACCTGCAGGTTCCTGGTCTCTAACAGGTGGGTCGGGGGTCCGGGTGCAGAAAAGTTGAATATGATTTCAGTTCTGCATGCCAGGTCTTGTACAGGTTACCCATGGTACCATTACAGTGCGTGTGTGCGAGTGCGTGGCCCTCTCCACTCACAGCGTGTCTCCGTGCTGTGCAGGGCTGTGGACGCGCTCTTCAACTTCCTGCTGGTGTGGTACTACTGCACCCTGACCATCCGAGAGAGCATCCTCATCAACAACGGCTCCAGGTGCGAACGGGGGGGCAGCTGCCTGGGGGGTGATGCACTCTCTGAGGGGAAAGTGGCGAATCATTCCCTAGAAGAGGCTGCCTACGTGTTCCGATAAGTGTCCTGGGCACAGGGGGCCGCGGGAACCGCATGGCCCTCagtcactgtgctgtgtgttgttgttgtttcaggatCAAGGGCTGGTGGGTCTTCCATCACTATGTGTCCACCTTCCTGTCGGGAGTCATGCTGACCTGGTGAGCACAGCCCCTCTCTCCATATGTTTCTTTTGCTCGTCTCTAAAATGAAACTGTAACCAGAAGAGAAAcacgtgtgtatgtgtctgtgtgagagagctGTGCGTCACATGTGGTCCATGTGCTCCACCACTAGAGACATGAGACCCGCACACACGCTCAGCGTCAGTCCTGTTGACCACAGCGTCTCTCTGTCCCGCAGGCCGGACGGGAGGCTGTACCAGATGTTCAGGAACCAGTTCCTGGCCTACTCCCTGTACCAGAGTGAGTCCACAGCTGTGGCCCCGGTGGCCCTGACCGTGTTTGCCATTTCCTTGTACAGTGACGTGTCGTTGGTGACCAATGTGAGTGTTTTAACCTGTTGAGTGTGTTTATTGGCTTGTTGTGTTTGTTGCAGGCTTTGTCCAGTTTCTCCAGTACTACTATCAGAGCAGCTGTCTGTACCGCCTGCGGGCCctgggagagagacacaccaTGGACCTGACtgtgggtgagagagagagagtgggataaagagagagagagggagggagagcgagCGAGGGAACAGTaagacccagagagagagagagagaggggtagagGTGGTTGGTAGTGTTAAGAGACAGTGAGACAGGCGGAGGAATGAAGGCCTGTCTCTCGCTGTCTTGCAGAGGGCTTCCAGTCGTGGATGTGGCGTGGCCTGACCTTCCTGCTGCCCTTCCTGTTCTTCGGCCACGTGAGTGTCGCGATTCGTTGAAGGGATTTTCCAGTTTCGGTCTTTACATGTCCACCATTATTAATCTGCTCCTGTCGTTTTGCACCCCTGACCgatggcgtgtgtgtgtgttgcagttctGGCAGCTCTACAACGGACTCACTCTCGTCAGGATGGCTAAGCTGCCGGACTGCAAGGAGTGGCAGGTATGAGCTCCTCTTCTCTGCCCCCGTTTACCACAGAGCACAGGTTTCCCCCaagattgtgttttaaaatcaGTGCTCCGTGTCATGGTGCTTAAATGGGGCCCGTAAGGAGAGCAGTTTGGAGAAGAAAGGACTTATTTGGTGTGGGTGTCAATGGCTGATTATTTCAGTTCTTGTGCTCCCCTTGACCcgtcccctctctcccccaggTGCTCATGTGCAGCCTCGCCTACCTCGTGCTGTTCACAGGCAATTTCTGCACCACGCTGGCCGTTGTCTACCAAAAGATCCAGAACAAGAAGCAAAGCAAAGACAAGCAGCTATGAGGGAGAGGatgcgagcgagagagagggagaggatattatatatatatataatttgggaGCTCCCATTAGCACTCCATTGCAGAAGGCCTGGCACCTCACAGTCAGTCCAATCTGATACCAGATGTGTATTTTGTTGTCCATGTGTACCTTGTCTCGATTCTACCGGTGTGTCCAGAGCATGGCTGTCAAGTGTCTTTCAATGCTTACCGCTGTGTGAACAGTGTGTTACACTACCCACCAAATAAGATGTGATTAGACTTCCAGTTTGGGGATCTATAACACACCAGTGCCTCTTCTAGAACGCGGGCTGGCAAAGAGAACGCTACGAGGGAACTAACGTGTTACCGTCGCTAATTCTAACCCCCCAGTCAAAGAAGATATCCAAAGCATCTCTCACTATACCTCACCAAACCTCAGGGTCGCTTCTCCAAACTAACCGCAGCTCTGAATCTCCGCCTGCGCAGAACGTGTGCAGGAACGCGTCTGGCCCCGATCACCATGTGTGAGGCCATCGAGCACTTTTATAGTTATAGAGAAGTAAttgagtttgttttttcttttgttttttgggggaagCTTCGCATCTTGCTGAAAGTGACCAAGACCTGCAAGTCCTTTTTCAGATTGTGCCTGATGTTAAACTCAGTTCTTACCCCTTCCCTCCATCCTTCTGGTCTCAATGTTTTTTAACGAGAAGATGCATCGATTAGTCACCCTGAAATTGCAGTCAGACCGCAGATTCAGGCTCAAGTCTCGCTCTCCATCCCCTCGTGGGTCACAGGAACG
This sequence is a window from Amia ocellicauda isolate fAmiCal2 chromosome 22, fAmiCal2.hap1, whole genome shotgun sequence. Protein-coding genes within it:
- the tmem120aa gene encoding transmembrane protein 120A-A, coding for MSLGPSCLSECVQEWEDLEKDFQLIQDTHKLYRQKLDELTKLQSGFSASIARHKHKLGELSQVLTECRRSAGPEEADNIDRIQALIRERPGVFFDMEAFLPKKNGLYLSLVLGNVNVTLLSKQSKFAYKGEYEKFKLCLTILLLLFSFTCRFLVSNRAVDALFNFLLVWYYCTLTIRESILINNGSRIKGWWVFHHYVSTFLSGVMLTWPDGRLYQMFRNQFLAYSLYQSFVQFLQYYYQSSCLYRLRALGERHTMDLTVEGFQSWMWRGLTFLLPFLFFGHFWQLYNGLTLVRMAKLPDCKEWQVLMCSLAYLVLFTGNFCTTLAVVYQKIQNKKQSKDKQL